In the genome of Doryrhamphus excisus isolate RoL2022-K1 chromosome 11, RoL_Dexc_1.0, whole genome shotgun sequence, one region contains:
- the supt4h1 gene encoding transcription elongation factor SPT4 — protein MALETVPKDLRHLRACLLCSLVKTIDQFEYDGCDNCEVYLQMKGNREMVYECTSSSFDGVVAMMSPEDSWVAKWQRIGNFKPGVYAVSVTGRLPPGVVRELKSRRVIYKSRDTAVKT, from the exons ATGGCTTTGGAAACAGTCCCTAAAGACCTCCGCCATCTCCGAGCATGTTTGCTTTGCTCCTTAGTGAAG ACGATCGACCAGTTCGAGTATGACGGCTGTGACAACTGTGAGGTGTACCTTCAGATGAAGGGGAACCGAGAGATGGTTTATGAATGCACCAGTTCTTCATTTGATGg CGTGGTAGCCATGATGAGCCCGGAGGACAGCTGGGTAGCAAAATGGCAGAGAATAG GAAACTTCAAGCCAGGCGTCTATGCGGTGTCCGTTACTGGCAGACTACCCCCAG GTGTGGTGAGAGAGCTGAAGAGTAGAAGAGTGATTTACAAGTCCAGAGATACGGCAGTGAAGACATAA